In a single window of the Coffea eugenioides isolate CCC68of chromosome 3, Ceug_1.0, whole genome shotgun sequence genome:
- the LOC113765427 gene encoding mediator of RNA polymerase II transcription subunit 21-like has translation MDIITQLQEQVNTIAGLAFNTFGMLQRDAFPVRLSPNYPEPPTTPSSAAEDAASPAEEPKLVSAALVNAAKQFDLLVAALPLAEGGEEAQLKRIAELQAENDAVDQELQKQLEAAEKELKQVQELFRQATDNCLNLKKPD, from the coding sequence ATGGATATAATAACCCAACTGCAAGAACAGGTGAATACAATTGCAGGTCTTGCCTTCAACACCTTTGGGATGCTTCAAAGGGATGCTTTTCCAGTTAGGTTGTCTCCTAATTATCCAGAACCTCCTACTACTCCTTCTAGTGCTGCAGAGGATGCAGCTAGTCCTGCTGAGGAACCAAAGCTCGTGAGTGCTGCTCTTGTCAACGCTGCCAAGCAGTTTGATCTGTTGGTAGCTGCCCTTCCGTTAGCTGAGGGAGGTGAAGAAGCTCAGCTGAAAAGAATTGCAGAACTTCAGGCTGAAAATGATGCTGTAGACCAAGAACTACAAAAACAACTGGAAGCTGCagaaaaggaattaaagcaGGTGCAGGAGTTGTTCAGGCAAGCAACAGACAACTGCTTGAACTTAAAGAAACCAGATTGA